The Calliphora vicina chromosome 3, idCalVici1.1, whole genome shotgun sequence genome contains a region encoding:
- the LOC135954388 gene encoding cubilin homolog, with translation MTIVFHATTNSEKARGLRIEYSFETIECGGVFTENKGSIDKTVNGEDCIIILEAPEGKHIKLDMEYTIYGDSGALLIYANQTAGRDFLLKNVTRSSEIRETFNFNTITLIMNQRMKISGSYEFISTVQACGGNYSTLYGAVTSPSWPRAYQANLDCVWVITAPLGNKIELQVHNFTLEPSCSGDILEIRNGKFSTSPLIGRYCASEIPSRLASFTNSLYIRFTSDSYIEGPGFYLNWEQTTTGCGGKLTAYKGSIHPPHYDSTPEVIAIHNIHMICDWQVVVSQGSSIDLRVTTSTDELEFCRKNNLRIYDGGSTLSPLLQFNCSNILKGQIMQLKSTSNQLLIIYTLTQNSKYETPEFVLDYETNCKTVIDNYRGVIESPNFPENYPENQNCAWDLKAGRNNKLTLVFSHLNMEVDDMTCEYDYVEVWDMKDMDILKKHHLCTYTSEPLTSEGNRMIIHFVTDYSNNKNGFRLEYTRKGCGEHMDNAFGYITSPNYPYSNDLDCDWFIEVPPGKQIFLNVVEFHIDSDSPDCNQNMLQIKEFKNSSIELGKECQEQQIPLSITSPANRLYVHFRTSATRSRKYFKAFYHTKVASCGGSFRGTSGFISSSNYPYSPNAQSYDCIWDITVPDSYGIRLDFNEFHLSDSPNCTEASMEFSKVTGASIQYLDKFCGVEMPNIKLVHGNHLRIEYKDRGKQSLGKFAIEFKKQCGGLITESVGYIKSLATEECIWEFDVKPGTLISLNILQLDCYCRMNNDNVELCKNGLGFKENHFDDNLQSGNYTLYTCEDHQTDLVFEASKLHIFANNINFRAKYSTIQHSCGGYIESAKGSLASPYYPSTYPPNIECTWVLQGTKGSFLELQFDQLDIANSEHCNEDYLEIRSWSESKVLGIYCGLEKPENTLVSFERFWLRFHSADGSTGKGFKLSWNYAHLNDLVNITQGYISNPPINMVRNDEEPYAWRILVPRGEFIQLSFHEYNKGLNLYDGYDETALLVDILPSPWRFVSSSNVVYLQTDNDNFETFSILWNTTTNKPLDSNTTLTKCHSEEFIKVHRFNAIRVISPGYPKGYEHGLHCDWIFKPVNPIEHVAVALYDVDLETTGDCSADYLKISTSVELVSWHKQEQLCNGSNVRKWMKESPFLWVHGTPHIKLDFVTDMSVNRTGFLAKVVAKCGSNMTDSVGFIDGSLLYDFNDGPNTQCIWHVNVKPGKRIRVQLDYPRVTLDKDDFDEECSTHAMLYDGVDDHAPLISPGRLCYPQNITSIHVNSTSNHLTIKYKLNLDKISAKLSRTKFWNLTYREYSECSEEIRLIPQASVINITSPLYPNVPHPHTECEWRIVAPQGEIIEVEFLERFDMNSRYCSQEYLELFDGSTSLSRNLGRYCRKPSNLRTTQNILYMHYLTDIAEPRNGFKARISISRCGGTYTENFGNIMSPGYPASYPSSTQCDFVINLQGKSLIRLNLIDINLPFDETKLSSSDHLEIITIDGADANIPPIMVYGNTTNRTEFLIASNKAIIRFHTFLKTVNYRGFSMKFNSDSTYCSNTINGVSGQITMNLAAKPHYQNTCTWKITVPKKQRVRLDFLNMEDIKDQNLTTPFRISLFNNFDLTSEITSFTTSTFNPNTVLQSTDNLMYLKIVVPRSDSILRPLKARYSSNEESPCPTDIDEEHSIGSINIPGLDTVFSDNFYCGIKIKLNEGETIAFNISTLVVTGNGRMGLYKNPLIFKDLYLNTYYGNNLTDYIHAQSQPTGSLSINQNAASRIQRLKMSYRKYPCGGVVTVVNTGKDINYPQGNTNYNGRQIVCVWTLVKPFVSYGTDKSREFKLIGNFSFTESCENEYVEIIEGQWMNRTSARKICKDSSIDNFEYLISKRNTFLVYSSSHYRAEKSAFALRIEKSLSCSSETMVDMTTSSIRIDQTSYKNNQECSWIFHTKPGLYLQVQFLGRFFIENSPNCTKDYLEIQRDSDGLWMPEARFCGREVPSVYNSTSNRLQLIFRTNENVTTEGFEFVVQTHCYLEVNVTSTQPQFIVSPPNNARSWRRLHCQYMFKANETDKRIVVRAKFDNQPMVFVRDSCRLGLMTVNKRDENGLDMLGTQHCQLELEERAYNYLRFTYDSYVGQKFTLEYAYDTCGGNLTAPTVIRPLKHETENTYDDNMNCIWYITAPPEHSIAVRFKYFSTEENYDHLSIYSGVQIKKEKLVAKLSGNYSTNTPIVVDSNQAVINAISDSSGSGKGFEAHIVFIANCNERISLTEGNSPLTLVRVLKINSSEEYICNYRITAPKDYRIRVEIKKLQINTANSTCQNRQMKCENNCNYLEIFDNPTTYDVSFGKFCSPSSTNTTFISSHEFASIKLNADKPGQYNFEIILKMEKTECGLTEYKLGDNEKYKFTFPPNGLAKYGANVHCTWRLISSNQLEFLFNYMDLQNKSQVTDKCLDYINIRDTYAVNNLCGKAKNFTIISNKSYQDYVDITFHSDFTEEGKGFEFVVQRIDACNRTYNLLSKNIEYRGYGKENEVCMDTIVVPENYTLNFFITSLYFKNYDCTKLHFKIIDLKTNETLLNRCQNAYLTINLYTKTNAVRIEAAEYTTLSMVYSASDRNLKPGCGGIFTSNEAQFTSPDFENDRNFSECRWDIITPVTSLKNLQFYDFDMGAITNCHLDNVKIVEILPNGTEKLLKTLCGSNAPDNIKSSSAHVAIISKKSPNFDGKGWTLSYSTLNYETERSGFVINNH, from the exons ATGACCATCGTATTCCATGCAACTACTAATAGTGAAAAGGCTAGAGGATTGCGTATTGAATACAGTTTTGAAACTATCGAATGTGGTGGtgtttttacagaaaataagGGATCGATAGATAAAACCGTAAACGGTGAAGACTGTATTATAATTCTTGAAGCTCCCGAAGGAAAACACATCAAGTTGGACATGGAATACACCATTTATGGAGATAGTGGCGCACTTTTAATATATGCCAATCAAACAGCCGGAAGAGATttccttttgaaaaa TGTCACAAGATCATCTGAAATACGGGAAACATTCAACTTTAATACAATTACCCTTATAATGAATCAACGAATGAAAATATCCGGATCATACGAGTTTATCAGTACAGTACAAG CTTGTGGTGGCAATTATAGTACATTGTATGGAGCCGTCACATCGCCATCATGGCCCAGAGCATATCAAGCAAATCTTGACTGTGTTTGGGTAATAACAGCACCTTTGGGAAACAAAATCGAATTACAAGTACATAATTTCACCTTGGAACCCTCATGTTCcggagatattttagaaataag gaatggaaaaTTCTCAACTTCACCATTAATAGGGCGCTACTGCGCCAGTGAAATACCCTCCCGCTTAGCATCGTTTACCAACAGCTTGTATATAAGATTTACTAGTGACAGCTACATCGAAGGTCCGGGATTTTATCTTAACTGGGAACAGACTACAACAGGATGTGGTGGCAAATTAACTGCATATAAAGGTTCTATACACCCTCCACACTATGACTCCACTCCAGAGGTAATAGCCATACATAATATTCACATGATTTGCGATTGGCAAGTAGTTGTTTCTCAAGGATCATCCATAGATTTGAGAGTAACAACTTCCACAGATGAGTTGGAGTTTTGTCgtaaaaataatttgagaatttaTGATGGTGGTTCCACCTTAAGTCCTTTACTTCAATTTAACTGCAGTAACATTCTAAAGGGACAGATTATGCAATTAAAATCTACCTCAAAtcaacttttaattatttatacttTAACACAAAACTCCAAATATGAGACTCCCGAGTTTGTACTCGACTATGAAACCAACTGTAAAACTGTTATTGATAATTATCGTGGTGTAATTGAATCGCCCAATTTCCCTGAAAACTATCCCGAGAATCAGAATTGCGCTTGGGATCTTAAGGCGGGTCGCAACAACAAATTAACATTAGTATTTTCCCACCTTAATATGGAGGTGGATGATATGACATGCGAATATGATTATGTCGAAGTTTGGGATATGAAAGACATGGATATATTGAAGAAACATCATTTATGCACCTATACATCGGAACCGTTAACATCTGAGGGAAATCGTATGATAATACACTTCGTTACCGACTATTCCAACAACAAAAATGGTTTCCGATTGGAATACACGCGCAAGGGCTGCGGAGAGCATATGGATAATGCATTTGGTTACATCACTTCACCCAATTATCCCTACAGCAATGATTTGGATTGTGATTGGTTTATTGAGGTGCCACCgggaaaacaaatatttttgaatgtgGTGGAGTTCCATATAGACAGTGATAGTCCGGATTGTAACCAGAATATGttacaaattaaagaatttaaaaattccagcaTAGAACTTGGTAAAGAATGCCAAGAACAGCAAATTCCTTTATCGATTACATCCCCGGCCAATCGTTTATATGTACATTTTCGTACGAGTGCCACAAGATCTCGTAAATACTTTAAGGCATTTTATCACACCAAAGTGGCCTCGTGTGGTGGCTCATTTAGAGGTACATCTGGCTTTATTAGTTCTTCAAATTATCCTTATTCGCCCAATGCCCAGTCTTACGATTGTATTTGGGACATCACCGTACCCGACTCGTATGGCATTCGTTTAGACTTTAACGAATTTCATCTTAGTGACTCTCCAAACTGCACTGAGGCTTCAATGGAATTTTCGAAAGTTACGGGGGCatctattcaatatttggacAAATTTTGTGGCGTAGAAATGCCGAATATTAAACTTGTGCACGGCAATCATTTGAGAATCGAATACAAAGATAGAGGCAAGCAAAGTTTGGGAAAATTtgccatagaatttaaaaaacaatgcGGAGGTCTAATAACGGAGTCAGTTGGTTACATTAAGTCTTTGGCCACAGAAGAATGCATTTGGGAATTTGATGTGAAGCCAG GCACTCTAATAAGTCTCAACATTTTACAATTGGATTGTTACTGTCGTATGAATAACGACAACGTGGAATTGTGTAAAAATGGTTTAGGG tttaaagaaaatcattttgatGATAACCTACAGTCAGGCAATTATACTCTGTATACGTGTGAAGATCACCAAACCGATCTGGTCTTCGAGGCATCAAAATTACACATCTTTGCCAATAATATTAATTTCCGTGCCAAATATTCCACAATACAGCATTCATGTGGTGGCTATATAGAATCGGCGAAGGGTTCATTGGCTTCTCCCTACTATCCTTCGACATATCCACCAAATATTGAATGTACTTGGGTGTTGCAAGGAACTAAAGGTAGTTTCCTGGAATTGCAATTCGATCAATTGGATATTGCCAACTCAGAACACTGCAATGAAGATTATTTGGAAATAAGAAGCTGGTCAGAGAGCAAAGTATTGGGTATATATTGCGGCTTAGAGAAACCCGAAAATACTTTGGTCTCTTTTGAGAGATTTTGGTTAAGATTCCATAGTGCGGATGGTAGCACCGGCAAAGGTTTTAAACTATCTTGGAACTATG ctcATCTAAATGATTTAGTAAATATTACTCAAGGATACATATCAAATCCCCCCATTAATATGGTTCGAAATGATGAGGAACCCTATGCCTGGCGCATTTTAGTTCCCAGAGGTGAATTCATTCAATTGAGCTTTCACGAATACAACAAGGGGTTAAAT CTTTATGATGGTTATGATGAAACAGCACTTTTGGTTGACATACTTCCATCTCCTTGGCGTTTTGTATCAAGTTCGAATGTGGTCTACTTACAAACGGACAACGACAATTTCGAAACATTCTCTATATTATGGAATACCACCACGAACAAACCTCTCGACAGCAATACAACACTGACCAAATGTCATTCAGAAGAATTTATAAAAGTGCATCGTTTTAATGCCATTCGAGTTATTTCACCTGGCTATCCCAAAGGCTATGAGCATGGTCTTCATTGCGATTGGATTTTCAAACCAGTTAATCCTATAGAACATGTCGCAGTAGCTCTGTATGATGTTGACCTAGAAACCACAGGCGATTGCTCTGCGGATTATCTGAAAATTTCTACATCCGTTGAGTTAGTGTCTTGGCATAAACAAGAACAGTTGTGTAATGGTTCCAATGTTCGCAAATGGATGAAAGAATCTCCCTTTCTATGGGTACATGGTACACCACACATTAAATTGGATTTTGTGACAGATATGTCCGTTAATCGTACTGGATTCCTAGCTAAAGTTGTGGCCAAATGTGGTTCCAACATGACCGATTCCGTTGGTTTCATAGATGGCAGTTTGTTGTATGATTTCAATGATGGTCCTAATACCCAGTGTATTTGGCATGTCAACGTTAAGCCGGGTAAACGTATACGCGTGCAACTGGATTATCCCAGAGTTACACTTGACAAAGACGATTTTGATGAAGAGTGCAGTACACATGCGATGCTTTACGATGGTGTAGATGATCATGCACCACTCATATCACCCGGAAGATTATGCTATCCGCAAAATATCACCTCAATCCATGTAAATTCCACCAGCAACCATTTGACCATCAAATATAAACTAAATCTGGATAAGATAAGTGCAAAACTTTCACGTACTAAGTTCTGGAATCTGACATATCGCGAATATTCCGAATGTAGTGAAGAAATACGTTTAATACCACAAGCTTCAGTGATAAATATCACCTCGCCACTGTATCCCAATGTGCCACATCCACATACTGAGTGCGAGTGGCGAATAGTGGCACCCCAAGGAGAAATAATTGAAGTAGAGTTCTTAGAGCGTTTCGACATGAATTCCAGATATTGCTCTCAGGAATATCTAGAACTCTTTGATGGTTCTACTTCATTATCGCGAAATTTAGGACGTTACTGCCGTAAACCTTCTAACTTAAGGACCACACAAAATATATTGTACATGCACTATCTGACGGACATAGCGGAACCTCGCAATGGATTTAAGGCACGAATTTCAATTAGCCGGTGTGGTGGTACATACACAGAAAACTTTGGCAATATTATGTCTCCCGGATACCCGGCATCATATCCATCATCTACACAGTGTGATTTTGTCATTAACTTACAAGGCAAAAGCCTAATACGCTTAAATCTCATTGATATAAATCTGCCCTTCGACGAAACTAAACTGAGCTCATCCGACCATTTGGAAATTATTACCATAGATGGTGCTGATGCTAATATTCCACCCATAATGGTATATGGCAATACTACAAATAGAACTGAATTCCTGATTGCATCCAATAAGGCCATTATACGATTCCATACCTTCTTAAAAACAGTCAACTATAGAggattttcaatgaaattcaaTTCGGATAGTACCTATTGTTCCAATACAATAAATGGTGTTTCCGGCCAGATTACCATGAACCTTGCAGCTAAGCCTCACTATCAGAATACATGCACTTGGAAGATTACTGTGCCTAAAAAGCAAAGAGTTCGTTTGGATTTTCTAAATATGGAAGATATAAAGGATCAAAATTTGACAAC CCCATTCCGTATTTccctttttaataatttcgatttAACCTCAGAAATTACATCATTCACAACTAGTACGTTTAATCCCAATACTGTCCTACAATCAACGGATAACTTGATGTATTTGAAAATCGTGGTACCAAGATCTGATTCAATATTGCGACCTTTAAAAGCCCGTTATAGCTCAAATGAGGAATCTCCCTGTCCGACCGATATAGACGAAGAGCATAGTATAGGTTCAATAAATATACCTGGCTTGGATACCGTCTTCAGTGACAATTTCTATTgtggaattaaaataaaactgaatgaaggtGAGACCATAGCATTCAATATCTCCACACTTGTTGTCACTGGTAACGGAAGAATGGGATTATATAAGAATCCATTAATATTTAAGGACCTCTATTTGAACACATATTATGGTAATAATCTAACCGATTACATACATGCACAATCCCAACCTACGGGTTCTCTTTCGATCAATCAAAATGCCGCTAGTCGCATACAGAGATTGAAGATGTCTTATAGGAAGTATCCATGTGGCGGTGTAGTCACTGTCGTAAACACTGGCAAGGATATTAACTATCCTCAAGGAAATACAAACTATAACGGGAGACAAATCGTATGTGTGTGGACCTTAGTGAAACCATTTGTATCGTATGGGACGGACAAGAGCAGAGAATTTAAATTAATCGGAAATTTCTCATTCACAGAATCTTGTGAGAATGAGTATGTTGAAATAATTGAGGGTCAGTGGATGAACCGTACCTCAGCTAGAAAGATTTGTAAAGACAGTTCCATTGATAATTTTGAATACTTAATATCAAAGCGTAATACCTTCCTGGTATACAGTTCCAGTCATTATCGTGCGGAAAAATCAGCTTTTGCCTTGAGAATAGAGAAGAGCCTCTCGTGCTCTAGTGAAACTATGGTCGATATGACCACTTCCTCCATTAGGATTGACCAGACTTCCTATAAGAACAATCAAGAGTGCTCTTGGATATTCCATACCAAACCGGGTCTATATCTGCAAGTGCAGTTTCTGGGCAGATTCTTTATTGAGAATTCTCCCAACTGTACAAAGGACTATTTGGAAATTCAGCGTGACAGCGACGGACTTTGGATGCCCGAGGCACGTTTTTGCGGTAGGGAGGTACCATCCGTATATAATTCAACTTCAAATCGCCTTCAGCTTATATTCCGTACAAATGAAAATGTAACTACTGAAGGTTTCGAGTTTGTTGTTCAAACTCATTGTTACTTGGAGGTGAATGTTACTTCAACCCAACCACAATTCATTGTAAGTCCACCAAACAATGCCAGAAGTTGGCGTAGACTGCATTGTCAATACATGTTCAAAGCAAATGAAACCGATAAACGAATAGTTGTCCGAGCAAAGTTTGACAACCAACCTATGGTCTTTGTTCGAGACTCTTGTAGACTGGGTTTAATGACGGTCAACAAACGTGATGAAAATGGACTTGACATGTTGGGAACGCAACATTGTCAGCTCGAATTGGAAGAGAGAGCTTACAATTATCTACGTTTTACATATGATTCGTATGTAGGACAGAAATTCACTTTGGAATATGCCTACGATACGTGCGGTGGCAATTTGACAGCACCCACTGTCATACGACCTCTAAAACATGAAACGGAAAATACTTATGACGATAACATGAATTGCATCTGGTACATAACAGCACCGCCCGAACACTCCATTGCTGtgagatttaaatatttttccactGAAGAGAATTACGATCATCTTAGCATTTATAGCGGAGTTcaaattaaaaaggaaaaacttGTGGCCAAGTTAAGCGGCAACTACTCCACCAATACCCCTATAGTTGTAGATAGTAATCAGGCAGTTATAAATGCCATTTCGGATAGTTCGGGCTCGGGAAAGGGTTTTGAAGCCCACATTGTATTTATAGCGAATTGCAATGAGCGCATTTCACTCACCGAAGGCAATTCTCCCTTAACATTGGTTCGCGTTTTGAAAATCAACTCTAGCGAAGAGTACATATGTAATTATCGTATAACCGCTCCCAAGGATTATCGCATACGAGTCGAGATTAAAAAGTTACAAATAAATACCGCCAACTCAACGTGTCAAAATCGCCAAATGAAATGCGAAAATAATTGCaattatttggaaatatttgacAATCCAACAACATATGATGTGTCTTTTGGTAAATTTTGTTCTCCGTCCAGCACGAATACGACGTTTATTAGTTCCCATGAGTTTGCCTCAATAAAATTGAATGCCGATAAACCGGgtcaatataattttgaaataatccTTAAAATGGAAAAGACAGAATGCGGTCTCACCGAATACAAATTGGGTGATAATGAG AAATATAAATTCACATTCCCGCCCAATGGATTAGCTAAATATGGAGCCAATGTTCATTGCACTTGGCGCTTGATTTCTTCAAACCAATTGGAATTCTTGTTCAATTACATGGACTTGCAAAATAAATCACAAGTCACGGACAAATGTTTggattatataaatattagagATACCTAT GCTGTAAATAATTTATGCGgtaaagctaaaaatttcaCTATTATCTCCAATAAAAGTTACCAGGATTATGTGGACATAACATTTCACAGTGATTTCACAGAGGAGGGAAAAGGTTTCGAGTTTGTTGTTCAAAGAATTGATG CTTGTAATCGTACTTATAATTTGCTAAGTAAGAATATTGAATATCGGGGATATGGAAAGGAAAACGAAGTTTGTATGGATACCATAGTAGTGCCAGAGAATTATACACTAAACTTTTTCATCACTTCGCTATATTTCAAAAACTATGACTGTACTAAGTTGCACTTTAAG ATAATTGATCTCAAAACAAATGAAACTTTATTAAATCGTTGTCAAAATGCTTACTTAACTATCAATTTATACACCAAAACCAATGCCGTTCGCATTGAGGCAGCAGAGTATACGACGCTATCCATGGTATACTCAGCAAGTGATCGTAATTTAAAACCCGGTTGTGGTGGAATATTTACATCTAATGAGGCACAATTCACCAGCCCGGACTTCGAAAACGATCGTAATTTTTCGGAATGTCGCTGGGATATTATAACACCCGTTACTAGtcttaaaaatttacaattttatg atTTCGATATGGGAGCAATTACTAATTGCCATTTGGATAAtgttaaaattgttgaaattttgcCCAATGGTACTGAAAAACTACTAAAAACTCTATGTGGCTCCAATGCACCGGATAATATAAAATCAAGCAGTGCCCATGTAgcaattatttctaaaaaatcacCGAATTTCGATGGTAAAGGCTGGACATTGAGCTACAGTACTTTAAATTATGAAACGGAACGAAGTggatttgttataaataatcattaa